One genomic window of Gracilinema caldarium DSM 7334 includes the following:
- a CDS encoding ABC transporter permease subunit, protein MNNVNTIKTFIQDFGWPRIIIFFFLVSLFVLAPVVGVRLDASISDVMNRFGQYAILVLALVPMIQSGAGLNFGLALGIVAGLLGSTLSLQLELRGFMGFFGAIGLATPFAVVFGYLYGKLLNKVKGEEMTIAMYVGFSFVMLMCIMWLILPYNNPTMVWGYAGKGLRTTISVEGYWLKILNNFLAIKVGEFFVFPTGLLLFVALCAFLMWVFLKTKTGTAMTAVGSNPDFARASGISADRMRLISVIISTFLGAVGIIVYQQSFGFIQLYTAPNPMVFPAVAAILIGGATINKANIINVMVGTFLFQGLLTMTASVINSILQTDMSEVIRMIVSNGMILYALTRKTKVSK, encoded by the coding sequence GTGAATAACGTGAATACTATAAAAACCTTTATTCAAGATTTTGGCTGGCCCCGCATCATCATCTTTTTCTTCCTAGTATCCCTCTTTGTACTCGCCCCTGTGGTGGGTGTCCGGTTGGATGCTTCCATTTCTGATGTGATGAATCGGTTTGGCCAATATGCGATTCTTGTCCTGGCTTTGGTTCCGATGATCCAATCCGGGGCGGGTTTGAACTTCGGCCTCGCCTTGGGGATTGTGGCGGGGCTCCTGGGTTCTACCCTGTCGCTCCAGCTGGAACTGCGGGGCTTTATGGGCTTTTTCGGCGCCATAGGGCTCGCCACTCCCTTTGCGGTAGTTTTTGGCTACCTGTACGGAAAACTGCTCAACAAGGTTAAGGGCGAGGAAATGACCATAGCCATGTATGTTGGTTTCTCTTTTGTCATGCTCATGTGCATTATGTGGCTCATTCTTCCCTATAACAATCCAACCATGGTGTGGGGCTATGCGGGCAAGGGCTTACGGACAACCATTTCAGTGGAAGGGTATTGGCTTAAAATACTGAACAATTTTCTCGCCATAAAGGTGGGCGAGTTCTTTGTGTTCCCCACGGGGCTCCTCTTGTTTGTGGCCCTCTGCGCCTTCCTTATGTGGGTCTTTCTGAAAACAAAAACCGGTACTGCCATGACCGCCGTAGGGTCTAACCCGGATTTTGCCCGGGCTTCCGGTATCAGCGCAGACCGGATGCGGCTTATTTCGGTCATTATTTCTACCTTTTTAGGTGCGGTGGGCATCATTGTGTACCAGCAGAGCTTCGGCTTTATCCAACTGTATACGGCCCCCAACCCCATGGTGTTCCCCGCTGTGGCCGCCATATTGATTGGGGGCGCTACCATAAATAAAGCAAATATTATCAATGTGATGGTGGGGACCTTCCTCTTTCAGGGGCTCCTAACCATGACCGCTTCGGTCATCAACTCGATACTCCAAACCGATATGTCCGAGGTAATCCGTATGATTGTATCCAACGGGATGATTCTCTACGCCCTGACCCGTAAAACAAAGGTGTCCAAATGA
- a CDS encoding ABC transporter permease subunit: MSTNKNLSKFFSEYAVVIIFVVLTLASIVPSGLSIPYIVQEVITRLGRNSFLVIALLLPIYAGMGLNFAMTLGAMAGQIGLIFAVDWGVAGWQGLVFALLVGLPISVLLGWITGSVMNKAKGREMVTGYILAFFINGIYQFFVLYVMGSLIPMRNPAIVLSRGYGIRNTLNLESVRQSLDTLFMLRIGPFAIPVLTFIVIFLLCLFIVWFKRTKLGQDMRAVGQDMAVASAAGIDVEKTRIIAIIISTVLACGGQIIFLQNMGNLATYNAHDQTGFFAVAALLVGGASVTHANIPNVFIGVILLHAMFIVSPLAGQKLFGSAMIGEYFRQFIGYGVIALSLVLYAWKSRRAVEDQRSQLRQGTTVGGAK, translated from the coding sequence ATGAGTACCAATAAAAACCTGTCTAAATTCTTTTCTGAATATGCGGTGGTCATCATCTTTGTGGTGCTGACCTTGGCTTCTATTGTGCCTTCAGGGCTGTCGATACCCTATATTGTACAGGAAGTGATTACCCGCCTTGGCCGGAATTCCTTCCTGGTTATCGCCTTGCTTCTCCCCATTTATGCCGGTATGGGGCTGAACTTCGCCATGACCCTGGGGGCCATGGCAGGGCAGATTGGCCTTATCTTTGCGGTTGACTGGGGTGTGGCTGGCTGGCAGGGCTTGGTATTTGCCCTCCTTGTGGGGCTTCCTATTTCGGTGCTCTTAGGCTGGATTACCGGTTCGGTGATGAATAAGGCAAAGGGCCGGGAAATGGTAACCGGTTATATCCTCGCCTTCTTTATTAACGGTATTTATCAGTTCTTCGTGCTCTATGTGATGGGCTCCCTCATCCCTATGCGGAATCCCGCCATTGTCCTTTCCCGGGGTTATGGTATACGAAATACCCTTAACCTTGAGTCGGTCCGGCAATCCCTGGATACCCTTTTTATGCTCCGGATCGGGCCCTTTGCCATTCCGGTGCTTACCTTTATCGTGATTTTCCTCCTCTGCCTTTTTATTGTCTGGTTTAAGCGGACCAAATTGGGTCAGGATATGCGGGCCGTTGGTCAGGATATGGCCGTAGCCAGTGCGGCAGGGATTGATGTAGAAAAAACCCGGATCATTGCCATTATTATTTCCACGGTGTTGGCCTGCGGCGGTCAGATTATCTTTTTACAGAACATGGGAAACCTGGCCACCTACAATGCCCATGACCAGACGGGGTTCTTTGCGGTGGCGGCATTGCTCGTGGGGGGTGCATCGGTTACCCATGCAAATATCCCCAATGTGTTCATCGGGGTTATCCTTTTGCATGCCATGTTCATTGTGTCGCCCCTGGCAGGCCAGAAGCTGTTTGGCTCCGCCATGATCGGCGAATACTTTAGGCAATTTATCGGCTACGGTGTTATCGCCCTGTCTCTGGTTCTGTATGCCTGGAAATCCCGGCGGGCTGTAGAAGATCAACGGTCCCAGTTACGGCAGGGTACTACCGTGGGAGGTGCCAAATGA
- a CDS encoding DUF6672 family protein — protein MKRIIIRSALGLLYVLLLVLMLVTGKRHTILIDNKADPNGAFGAINGMSVQIDALEAAEYYPGDRDKAVVKGQRHRIRVELFDDEKVIERDFRIPLNQDMVLLSVPKMLAGIEPFIEPFTVQLEQASMDQTAAQNERHQQFGSDAEGLPLDMNTPAQPAPAANP, from the coding sequence ATGAAGCGGATCATCATCCGTTCGGCCTTGGGTCTTTTGTATGTACTCCTTTTAGTGCTGATGCTGGTGACGGGAAAGCGCCATACGATTCTTATTGATAATAAGGCCGATCCCAATGGTGCCTTTGGGGCGATAAATGGTATGTCCGTGCAGATTGATGCCCTAGAAGCGGCTGAATATTACCCCGGTGACCGGGACAAGGCGGTGGTTAAGGGCCAGCGGCACCGGATTAGGGTAGAGCTTTTTGATGATGAAAAGGTTATTGAGCGGGATTTCAGGATACCCCTGAACCAGGACATGGTGCTTCTGTCGGTTCCAAAAATGCTTGCCGGCATTGAACCTTTTATTGAACCCTTTACGGTGCAGCTGGAACAGGCGAGCATGGACCAAACTGCAGCTCAGAACGAGAGACACCAGCAATTTGGCTCCGATGCGGAGGGGCTCCCCCTGGATATGAACACTCCTGCCCAGCCGGCGCCCGCAGCAAATCCCTAA